The Sphingopyxis fribergensis DNA segment TCGGGCACGCGCGACCTGTTCCTGTCGAACTCCGTTCGCATCCATCGGAAGCTGCGCGATGCGGGCGTCGATGCCGAACTTCATGTCTGGGAAGCCATGCCGCATGCGGGTTTTGGGGGATTGAGCCCCGAGGATGAAGAGGTCTGGGCCGAAATCCGCCGGTTCATGGCCAGATGCTTCGGAAAAAGCAACGGACAAGCTCCGCGCGCCCGCAAGCCGCGCTGAACGGCAACACCAGATATAAGAGAGGAATGCCACAGTGGCAATTGATTTTGAGATTCCCGAAGAAGCCCAGAAAATCCGCGACGAAGTGCGCCAATGGGTGCAAGACGAATGCATCCCGGCGGAAAAGCGCGTTGTCGACGAAGAATCCTACAAGTCCGTTTTAGCCGAGCTTCGCGCGAAAGCGCGCGCCCAGGGTCTGTGGCTGCCTTTCGTGCCCAAGGAATATGGCGGCATGGGGTTAGGGCCGCTCGCCAACGCGCTGGTGCAGATGGAACTCAGCCAGAGCCATCTCGGTACACTCAGCCTGAACACGCAGGGACCTGACGACGCCACCATCCTCACGCTGCTGGAATATGGCACCGACTATCAGAAAGAGAAATTCCTCAAGCCGCTACTGAACGGCGACAAGCGCGTCTGCTATTCGATGACGGAGAAGGCCGCGGGCGCCGACGCCACCGGTATGCGAACCACCGCCGTCAAGGATGGCAACGCGAACTATATCCTCAACGGCGAGAAATGGTTCACCTCTGCTGCCAGTGCTGCCGATATCGCCGTCGTAATGGCGCGCACCGACCCGGACGCGCCGCGCCACCGGCAATTCTCTACCTTCATCGTCGAACTGCCGAATCCTGGCTATGTCATCAAGCGCGATGTTCCCACCATGGCCCTCGCAACCCCTATGTCGCACGTCATGGGCGCCAGCCACTCCGAGATAGAGATCAGAGATCTGGTAGTTCCCGCGGAGAACCTGCTGGGCGGCGAAGGAAACGGCTTTGCCATGGGGCAGCATCGGCTTGCCTATGGCCGCCTGCGGCAC contains these protein-coding regions:
- a CDS encoding acyl-CoA dehydrogenase family protein, translated to MAIDFEIPEEAQKIRDEVRQWVQDECIPAEKRVVDEESYKSVLAELRAKARAQGLWLPFVPKEYGGMGLGPLANALVQMELSQSHLGTLSLNTQGPDDATILTLLEYGTDYQKEKFLKPLLNGDKRVCYSMTEKAAGADATGMRTTAVKDGNANYILNGEKWFTSAASAADIAVVMARTDPDAPRHRQFSTFIVELPNPGYVIKRDVPTMALATPMSHVMGASHSEIEIRDLVVPAENLLGGEGNGFAMGQHRLAYGRLRHGMRNIAMAQRALDLAAAHVTSRETFGKPLHERQAVQFMMAECASQLYIARLMLLHIAYKAEKGADLRQENSIAKVYLAHMVHKVVDTAIQLHGALGYSQDTPLAAWYADIRSQRLVDGPDEVHRWMVGRNVIKAYQQTGTTASACGGDML